One genomic segment of Caldimonas brevitalea includes these proteins:
- a CDS encoding DAHL domain-containing protein, translating into MRSALALGVLALLGAGWVYLYTLSHSADPVAHARTIGLVRHLRQLDSDWSAEVLRAQADLAKSYDALARPLPALDRLLRQLETQATGWDEPRLRGVIESIKSAVQTKTELVDEFKSQHALLKNSLHYLTTAVRDPEAAAHDKPAAAPAAADGMLSSVPGVADALERSVTLQATQPDATPGSSAVAAALRRKLAAARRTGTGGERPAIALVQAEDVLTPVVQRALRYHTTPDSAGAAGLQQALSRLRARLAADPAAWEGPMGNTLVHAEAILELRERQPVLLRQIASVPLAARLDKLADDLETRFDAQVARQSAYTRGLWVYSALLLALAVGAAGVLIQRHLGERRRLAALVERQARELKDNEAQLVHAQKMNALGELVAGLAHEVTTPLAAVRSGLQNTHELMATIAAVVGEAEALSTAMAQPKPADEAGRDERNAELTRRVRRLLMLREDLVSFDALDTVDQLLQEGMRSVDHIGQLVLNMLDFSRLNRGRIARVRVEDGIERMLAMARHLLGKIEVQRDFGQTEPVECDLAQINQVLLNLLRNAAQVLQDRDGRVVVRTRMHSPTQLSISVLDNGPGIAPDVLPKIWQPFYTTRPHGVGAGLGLSTSRKIVEAHGGSIFVRSQPGEGSEFIVLLPTVAPASLRHPPRAEVLAAAA; encoded by the coding sequence TTGCGATCTGCGCTGGCGCTGGGCGTGCTGGCCCTGCTCGGGGCCGGCTGGGTCTATCTGTACACCCTGAGCCACAGCGCCGACCCGGTCGCCCACGCCCGCACGATCGGGCTGGTGCGCCACCTGCGGCAGCTCGACAGCGATTGGAGCGCCGAGGTGCTGCGCGCCCAGGCCGACCTGGCCAAGTCTTACGACGCCCTGGCGCGGCCCTTGCCGGCGCTCGATCGCCTGCTGCGCCAACTGGAAACGCAGGCCACGGGGTGGGACGAGCCGCGCCTGCGCGGGGTGATCGAATCGATCAAGTCGGCCGTCCAGACCAAGACCGAACTGGTCGACGAGTTCAAGTCACAGCACGCGCTGTTGAAGAATTCGCTGCACTACCTGACCACCGCCGTGCGCGACCCCGAAGCGGCGGCGCATGACAAGCCGGCCGCGGCCCCTGCCGCCGCCGACGGCATGCTCAGCAGCGTCCCGGGGGTGGCCGATGCGCTCGAACGCTCGGTGACGCTGCAAGCCACCCAGCCCGACGCCACCCCCGGCAGCAGCGCCGTGGCGGCTGCGCTGCGCCGCAAGCTCGCCGCTGCCCGACGCACCGGCACTGGCGGCGAGCGCCCGGCGATTGCGCTGGTGCAGGCGGAAGACGTGCTGACGCCGGTGGTGCAACGTGCGCTGCGCTACCACACCACACCCGACAGCGCCGGTGCCGCGGGGCTGCAGCAGGCCTTGTCGCGGCTGCGGGCACGGCTGGCGGCGGACCCGGCCGCCTGGGAGGGGCCGATGGGCAACACGCTGGTGCATGCCGAGGCCATCCTGGAACTGCGCGAGCGCCAGCCGGTGCTGCTGCGGCAGATCGCGTCGGTGCCGCTGGCAGCGCGGCTCGACAAGCTGGCCGACGACCTGGAGACGCGCTTCGACGCGCAAGTGGCGAGGCAATCGGCCTACACCCGGGGGCTGTGGGTCTATAGCGCCCTGCTGCTGGCCCTGGCAGTCGGCGCTGCGGGCGTCCTGATCCAGCGCCACCTCGGCGAACGCCGCCGGCTGGCCGCGCTGGTGGAACGCCAGGCGCGCGAGCTGAAGGACAACGAGGCCCAGCTGGTCCACGCGCAGAAGATGAACGCGCTGGGCGAGTTGGTGGCCGGCCTTGCGCACGAGGTGACCACGCCGCTGGCCGCGGTGCGCAGCGGCTTGCAGAACACCCACGAGCTGATGGCCACCATTGCCGCCGTGGTGGGAGAGGCCGAGGCGCTCAGCACGGCGATGGCACAGCCCAAGCCGGCCGACGAGGCCGGCCGCGACGAACGCAACGCCGAGCTGACGCGCCGGGTGCGGCGGCTGCTGATGCTGCGCGAGGATCTGGTGTCGTTCGACGCGCTCGACACGGTCGACCAACTGTTGCAAGAAGGCATGCGCAGCGTCGACCACATCGGCCAGCTGGTGCTCAACATGCTCGACTTCTCGCGGCTGAACCGCGGCCGCATCGCGCGCGTGCGCGTCGAGGACGGCATCGAGCGCATGCTGGCGATGGCCCGTCATCTGCTCGGCAAGATCGAGGTGCAGCGCGATTTCGGGCAGACCGAGCCGGTCGAATGCGACCTGGCGCAGATCAACCAGGTGCTGCTCAACTTGCTCCGCAACGCCGCGCAGGTGCTGCAGGATCGCGACGGCCGGGTGGTGGTGCGCACGCGCATGCACTCGCCGACGCAGCTCTCGATCTCGGTGCTCGACAACGGCCCCGGCATTGCCCCCGACGTGCTGCCGAAGATCTGGCAGCCCTTCTACACGACACGGCCGCACGGCGTGGGTGCGGGCCTCGGCCTCAGCACCAGCCGCAAGATCGTCGAGGCGCACGGCGGGTCGATCTTCGTGCGCTCCCAGCCCGGCGAGGGCAGCGAGTTCATCGTCTTGCTACCCACGGTGGCGCCTGCGTCGCTGCGGCACCCGCCGCGTGCGGAAGTGCTTGCGGCCGCCGCTTGA
- a CDS encoding cytochrome-c peroxidase — MGAQRTVVAWLAALCGTVTGASAVAPSEEPLAPLPAKPAADPRQLALGAQLFRDTRFAKDNTVACISCHSPRHGGADPRRLSVGSGGVTHVYNTPTVLNAALNFRQQWSGGAASLEEVVGIVLRSPRVFNSSWDELLGKLRRDSELVQRFEEAYPEGLTADTVADALAVYQRSLLTPSRFDRYLQGDVHAITDDERRGYERFKAYGCAGCHQGVNVGGNMFQRFGVVGDYFQARGVAGRPLTDADRGRYNVTDKPSDLFVFKVPGLRNVALTAPYFHDGSARTLEEAVDAMFRFQLGRQAPAEDKEAIIRFLGSLTGDTVE, encoded by the coding sequence ATGGGTGCGCAGAGGACGGTGGTCGCATGGCTGGCCGCGCTGTGCGGCACAGTCACCGGTGCGAGCGCAGTTGCGCCGTCCGAGGAGCCGTTGGCGCCCTTGCCGGCCAAGCCGGCTGCCGACCCCCGCCAGCTGGCGCTCGGCGCCCAGCTGTTTCGCGACACCCGCTTCGCCAAAGACAACACCGTGGCCTGCATCTCGTGCCACAGCCCGCGCCATGGCGGCGCTGATCCCCGCCGCTTGTCGGTCGGCTCCGGTGGTGTCACCCATGTCTACAACACGCCCACAGTGCTGAACGCGGCCCTCAACTTCCGCCAGCAGTGGAGTGGCGGCGCCGCCTCCCTCGAAGAGGTCGTCGGCATCGTGCTGCGCAGCCCGCGGGTGTTCAATTCCAGCTGGGATGAGCTGCTGGGCAAGCTCCGGCGCGACAGCGAGCTGGTGCAGCGCTTCGAGGAGGCCTATCCGGAGGGGCTCACCGCAGACACGGTGGCCGATGCGCTCGCCGTCTACCAGCGCTCGCTGCTGACGCCGTCGCGCTTCGACCGTTACCTGCAGGGCGATGTGCATGCGATCACCGACGACGAGCGGCGCGGCTACGAGCGGTTCAAGGCGTATGGCTGCGCCGGCTGCCACCAGGGCGTGAACGTCGGCGGCAACATGTTCCAGCGCTTCGGCGTCGTCGGCGACTACTTCCAGGCCCGCGGCGTGGCCGGGCGCCCGCTCACCGATGCCGACCGCGGCCGCTACAACGTCACGGACAAGCCGTCGGACCTGTTCGTCTTCAAGGTGCCCGGCCTGCGCAACGTCGCGCTGACCGCGCCCTACTTCCACGACGGCTCCGCCCGCACGCTGGAAGAAGCGGTGGACGCGATGTTCAGGTTCCAGCTCGGCCGCCAGGCTCCCGCCGAAGACAAGGAAGCGATCATCCGGTTCCTGGGCAGCCTGACCGGCGACACGGTGGAGTGA
- a CDS encoding di-heme oxidoredictase family protein produces the protein MPLFAPGTPALETLQYREPDGTLVTFMGARPTERHARERGEAWDAPDSGPGRYLTFPPFYFQNRTFGLEIRDSVPAGGKKIEVYLHVNDGTFDGTTFSLFRNVLDPNVRDFGWSLNYGFNNPKEGGKPVCHAGTRDCMMMFESNWRTSPHSPLKVGDKIELAPAPRLKSPALDGGGERYYSFEQLYVVGVGVVPWYGIAPNLDSEPLPPATLLGGATTISYNYSEEPHRLFQQMANNIGIGNAKRFGEGRRLFHTSFADGRHSEHPQVNPVFTAQAGKLGPRFNAAQCIACHTANGRSPAVAAGGVLEGLSVLTGVAGADGRVAPDPRYGFNVQQRSGAAATPDQAVRVLRYDTEVRTLPDGERVELRRPVYAFAGPVPASYSVRQAPQVLGMGLLEAVAEADILALADPGDRDADGVRGVPHWVTDPESGQTRLGRFGWKAGKASLRHQVADALLQDMGVTSPVFPSRSCQRGAPDCRVPDGSAGVSAADLDRLSHYLALIGVPAQRSVRSGYPAGVRVPVEHEVDPQLIERGSRLFAQARCTACHVPQLRTGGTHPFAELRSQTIRPYTDLLLHDMGEGLADTLGEGRAGGRLWRTAPLWGLGSLRFVQGGADKVRFLHDARARTVEEAVLWHGGEASGSRQRYEALSREERRALTAFLMSL, from the coding sequence GTGCCGCTTTTTGCGCCCGGGACGCCGGCCCTCGAGACGCTGCAGTACCGCGAGCCGGACGGCACCCTCGTCACCTTCATGGGGGCCCGTCCCACCGAGCGGCATGCGCGCGAGCGAGGTGAAGCGTGGGACGCGCCCGACAGCGGGCCGGGCCGCTACCTCACCTTCCCGCCGTTCTATTTCCAGAACCGCACCTTCGGCTTGGAGATCCGCGACAGCGTGCCGGCGGGCGGCAAGAAGATCGAGGTCTACCTGCACGTCAACGACGGCACCTTCGACGGCACCACCTTCAGCCTGTTCCGCAACGTGCTCGACCCCAACGTGCGTGATTTCGGTTGGTCGCTTAACTACGGCTTCAACAATCCCAAAGAGGGCGGCAAGCCGGTCTGCCATGCCGGCACGCGCGACTGCATGATGATGTTCGAGTCGAACTGGCGCACCTCGCCGCACAGCCCGCTCAAGGTCGGCGACAAGATCGAGCTGGCGCCGGCGCCGCGGCTGAAGTCGCCCGCCCTCGATGGCGGTGGCGAGCGCTACTACTCGTTCGAGCAGCTCTACGTGGTGGGGGTCGGTGTGGTGCCCTGGTATGGCATCGCGCCCAATCTCGATTCCGAGCCGCTGCCGCCGGCCACGCTGCTGGGCGGCGCCACGACCATCTCGTACAACTATTCGGAAGAGCCGCACCGGCTGTTCCAGCAGATGGCCAACAACATCGGCATCGGCAATGCGAAACGATTCGGCGAAGGCCGGCGGCTGTTCCACACCTCGTTCGCCGATGGCCGCCACTCCGAGCATCCGCAGGTCAACCCGGTGTTCACCGCCCAGGCCGGCAAGCTCGGCCCGCGTTTCAACGCCGCGCAGTGCATCGCCTGTCACACGGCCAACGGTCGCAGCCCGGCGGTGGCGGCGGGTGGCGTGCTGGAGGGGCTGTCGGTGCTGACCGGCGTTGCTGGTGCCGACGGGCGGGTGGCGCCCGACCCCCGTTATGGCTTCAACGTGCAACAGCGCAGCGGGGCCGCGGCCACACCCGACCAGGCGGTGCGGGTGCTGCGCTACGACACCGAGGTGCGCACGCTGCCCGACGGCGAGCGCGTGGAACTGCGCCGGCCGGTCTACGCTTTCGCCGGCCCGGTGCCCGCCTCGTATTCGGTGCGGCAGGCGCCGCAGGTGCTCGGCATGGGCTTGCTCGAAGCGGTGGCCGAGGCCGACATCCTGGCGCTGGCCGATCCGGGCGACCGCGACGCCGACGGCGTGCGCGGGGTCCCGCACTGGGTCACCGACCCCGAAAGCGGCCAGACCCGATTGGGCCGCTTCGGCTGGAAAGCCGGCAAGGCGAGCCTGCGCCACCAGGTGGCCGACGCGCTGCTGCAGGACATGGGCGTCACCTCACCGGTGTTCCCGTCGCGCAGCTGCCAGCGCGGCGCACCCGATTGCCGCGTGCCCGATGGCTCGGCCGGCGTCTCGGCGGCCGACCTCGACCGCTTGTCTCATTACCTGGCGCTGATCGGCGTGCCGGCGCAGCGCAGCGTGCGCAGCGGCTATCCGGCGGGCGTGCGGGTGCCGGTCGAGCACGAGGTCGACCCGCAGCTGATCGAGCGCGGCAGCCGCTTGTTCGCGCAGGCGCGCTGCACCGCCTGTCACGTGCCGCAGCTGCGCACCGGTGGCACCCATCCGTTTGCCGAACTGCGCAGCCAGACGATCCGGCCTTACACCGACTTGCTGCTGCACGACATGGGCGAGGGGCTGGCCGACACGCTCGGCGAGGGCCGCGCGGGTGGGCGGCTGTGGCGTACCGCGCCGCTGTGGGGGCTGGGGTCGCTGCGCTTCGTCCAGGGCGGCGCCGACAAGGTGCGTTTCCTGCACGACGCACGCGCCCGGACCGTCGAGGAGGCCGTGCTGTGGCATGGCGGCGAAGCAAGCGGCAGCCGGCAGCGCTACGAAGCCCTGTCGCGCGAAGAACGGCGCGCGCTGACGGCCTTTTTGATGTCGCTGTGA
- a CDS encoding sensor domain-containing diguanylate cyclase, whose protein sequence is MYSSPRFRVCFLIAWLCSLAPLTWRWLDTPVSGPLGWLPVVAPALGLLGLVLAGRGAAARGHQALQALQDEQAALKQSLQQSREAERRWRTMVDALPAQIAHLDAEERTLFANRRVGEVYGYPPEQMLGGRLREFIGEREYAILEPQVRAAQAGQAVSFEHAVPRPDGTRYAQVDYIPERDEQGQVQGLFLMVSDITQRKRAELAHAESEARLRTLTSNLPMLISYLDRDMVVRFANGTFEQWFGVPASKVVGRQVGVALGPALMEQCGASLERARQGERVTLEHTAQSRLGLLHLHATYVPQLGPDGSVTGIYTLSTDVTAMKESQRQLNQLAMMDTLTALPNRRSFHDRLQATMARVQASGSQAALMILDVDHFKSINDSLGHAAGDTVLKAFGACVQATVRPTDLVARLGGDEFVVILEDLHDGCDAAPVAGKIVEAVRHLQLDLDGTSLRITTSVGVAVLDGRAQTEAQLMARADAALYQAKKAGRDRFHIVIEAPAPIA, encoded by the coding sequence ATGTACAGCAGCCCCCGGTTTCGGGTGTGTTTCCTCATCGCTTGGCTCTGCAGCCTGGCGCCGCTCACGTGGCGCTGGCTGGACACGCCCGTGTCGGGGCCGCTCGGCTGGCTGCCGGTGGTCGCCCCGGCGCTGGGCCTGCTCGGCCTGGTGCTGGCCGGACGCGGCGCCGCCGCGAGAGGGCACCAGGCCCTGCAGGCGCTGCAAGACGAGCAGGCCGCGTTGAAACAGTCGCTGCAGCAAAGTCGTGAGGCCGAACGCCGCTGGCGCACGATGGTCGACGCCCTGCCGGCCCAGATCGCCCACCTCGATGCCGAAGAACGGACACTGTTCGCGAACCGGCGCGTCGGCGAGGTCTACGGCTACCCTCCCGAGCAGATGCTGGGCGGCCGCCTGCGCGAGTTCATCGGCGAGCGCGAGTACGCGATCCTGGAGCCACAGGTGCGGGCGGCGCAGGCCGGCCAGGCGGTGAGCTTCGAGCATGCCGTGCCGCGCCCGGACGGCACCCGCTATGCGCAGGTCGACTACATCCCGGAACGCGACGAGCAGGGGCAGGTGCAGGGCCTGTTCCTGATGGTGTCGGACATCACCCAGCGCAAACGCGCGGAGTTGGCGCATGCCGAGAGCGAGGCGCGGCTGCGCACGCTCACCAGCAATCTGCCGATGCTGATTTCATATCTCGACCGCGACATGGTCGTGCGCTTTGCCAACGGCACCTTCGAACAATGGTTCGGTGTGCCAGCGTCCAAGGTGGTCGGCCGGCAGGTCGGCGTCGCGCTCGGCCCGGCCCTGATGGAGCAGTGCGGGGCTTCGCTGGAGCGGGCGCGGCAGGGCGAACGTGTCACGCTGGAGCACACCGCGCAGTCGCGCCTCGGCTTGCTGCACCTGCACGCCACCTATGTGCCCCAGTTGGGCCCGGACGGCAGCGTCACCGGCATCTACACCTTGTCGACCGACGTCACCGCGATGAAAGAGTCGCAACGCCAGCTCAACCAGCTGGCGATGATGGACACCCTCACCGCCCTGCCCAACCGCCGCAGTTTCCACGACCGGCTGCAAGCCACGATGGCCCGGGTGCAAGCCAGCGGTTCGCAGGCGGCGCTGATGATCCTGGACGTCGACCATTTCAAGTCCATCAACGACAGCCTTGGGCACGCCGCCGGCGACACCGTGCTGAAGGCCTTCGGCGCCTGCGTGCAAGCCACCGTGCGACCGACCGACCTGGTCGCGCGACTGGGCGGCGACGAGTTCGTCGTGATCCTCGAGGACTTGCACGACGGCTGCGACGCCGCCCCGGTGGCCGGCAAGATCGTCGAAGCCGTGCGGCATCTGCAACTCGACCTGGACGGCACCTCGCTGCGCATCACCACCAGCGTCGGCGTCGCGGTGCTCGACGGCCGGGCGCAGACCGAGGCCCAGCTGATGGCCCGCGCCGACGCCGCCCTGTACCAGGCCAAAAAGGCCGGCCGCGACCGCTTTCACATCGTCATCGAGGCCCCCGCTCCGATCGCCTGA
- a CDS encoding Bug family tripartite tricarboxylate transporter substrate binding protein, giving the protein MSRDFQPSRRTLLAGLAALPLSHGAFAADPAPWPSRPIKLLIPAAGGSGPDILARVLTDRLSAALKQPVLVDNRPGANGVLAVSAAIKSPGDGYTVLFASSSFTVVNQAVQPRLPFDVLTDLVPVVQIASGGVHLVVHPDLPVHNIKDLVALVKARPGEYDYATWGIGSTGHLIMELIKHHAGIDLRHVPYKTVSQIYQDMQGGRMQIAFVDATSSLGQIKAGKLRAIAVSGSQRMPEPAQLPTLAEQGIPFDADAWYGVFVPKGTPAPVVEALHREVNRALTAPELRERFLQLNLANLPIKTSAEFARTVAADLKIWQGIARRFDIRVE; this is encoded by the coding sequence ATGTCTCGTGATTTCCAGCCCTCACGCCGCACCCTGCTGGCCGGCCTCGCGGCGCTGCCGTTGAGCCACGGCGCGTTTGCCGCCGATCCGGCGCCCTGGCCCTCGCGCCCGATCAAGCTGTTGATCCCGGCTGCCGGCGGCAGCGGGCCGGACATCCTGGCCCGGGTGTTGACCGACCGGCTGTCGGCCGCGCTCAAGCAGCCGGTGCTGGTCGACAACCGGCCGGGCGCCAACGGCGTGCTGGCGGTCAGCGCCGCGATCAAGTCGCCGGGCGACGGCTACACCGTGCTGTTCGCCAGCTCGTCGTTCACCGTCGTCAACCAGGCGGTGCAGCCGCGCCTGCCCTTCGACGTGCTGACCGACCTGGTGCCGGTGGTGCAGATCGCCTCCGGCGGTGTCCACCTGGTGGTGCACCCGGACCTGCCGGTACACAACATCAAGGACCTGGTCGCCCTGGTGAAGGCCCGCCCCGGCGAGTACGACTACGCCACCTGGGGCATCGGTTCGACCGGCCACCTGATCATGGAATTGATCAAGCACCACGCGGGCATTGATCTGCGTCACGTGCCCTACAAAACCGTCTCGCAGATCTACCAGGACATGCAGGGCGGGCGCATGCAGATCGCGTTTGTCGACGCCACCAGCTCGCTGGGCCAGATCAAGGCCGGCAAGCTGCGCGCGATCGCGGTGTCCGGCTCCCAGCGCATGCCCGAGCCGGCGCAGCTGCCGACCCTGGCCGAGCAGGGCATCCCCTTCGATGCCGACGCCTGGTACGGCGTGTTCGTCCCGAAAGGCACGCCGGCGCCCGTGGTCGAGGCCCTGCACCGCGAGGTCAACCGCGCGCTGACGGCGCCCGAGCTGCGCGAGCGGTTCCTGCAGCTGAACCTGGCCAACTTGCCGATCAAGACCTCGGCCGAGTTCGCCCGCACGGTGGCCGCCGACCTGAAGATCTGGCAGGGCATCGCCCGGCGTTTCGACATCCGGGTGGAGTGA
- a CDS encoding SDR family NAD(P)-dependent oxidoreductase, with product MLETRPDRQLYDPALGQAAAAGRLAGRRVLVVGAGQRPSPPDEPEPPVGNGRAIAVLCAREGARVCCADLDLAGAKETAAWITREGGFASAVAADVSQPDAIEAMVQAADETLGGLDGLVVNVGIANRNGFGRETADAWDAVQNVNLRAHMLSAQAAAARMPVGASMVFVSSTASISPQSGLPAYETSKAGLAALARAVAYAGQPQGLRANVIAPGLIDTPLGRDASRARPARAARPLPFGRQGTAWEVAHAILFLLSAESSYVNGQVLIADGGLSIGAVRSA from the coding sequence ATGCTTGAAACCCGCCCCGACCGTCAGTTGTACGACCCAGCCCTGGGCCAGGCCGCCGCCGCCGGCCGCTTGGCCGGCCGCCGCGTGCTGGTGGTGGGCGCCGGCCAGCGGCCCAGCCCGCCGGACGAACCGGAACCGCCCGTGGGCAACGGCCGCGCCATCGCCGTGCTGTGCGCGCGCGAAGGCGCCCGGGTGTGCTGCGCCGACCTCGACCTCGCCGGAGCCAAAGAGACCGCCGCCTGGATCACCCGCGAAGGCGGCTTTGCCAGCGCCGTTGCCGCCGACGTGTCACAGCCGGACGCGATCGAGGCCATGGTCCAGGCCGCCGACGAGACGCTCGGCGGGCTCGACGGCCTGGTGGTGAACGTCGGCATCGCCAACCGCAACGGCTTCGGGCGCGAAACCGCCGACGCCTGGGACGCGGTGCAAAACGTCAACCTGCGCGCCCACATGCTCAGTGCGCAGGCCGCCGCCGCCCGCATGCCGGTGGGCGCGAGCATGGTGTTCGTGTCGTCCACCGCGTCGATCTCGCCCCAGTCGGGCCTGCCGGCGTACGAGACGTCCAAGGCCGGCCTTGCGGCGCTGGCGCGGGCGGTCGCCTACGCAGGCCAGCCGCAGGGGCTGCGGGCCAACGTCATCGCGCCGGGCCTGATCGACACACCGCTCGGTCGCGACGCCTCCCGGGCGCGCCCGGCCCGGGCGGCGCGGCCGCTGCCGTTCGGCCGCCAGGGCACGGCCTGGGAGGTCGCCCATGCCATCTTGTTCCTCTTGAGCGCCGAATCGTCTTACGTGAACGGCCAGGTGCTGATCGCCGACGGCGGCCTGTCCATCGGCGCGGTCCGCAGCGCCTGA
- a CDS encoding carboxymuconolactone decarboxylase family protein, with product MARIPYLDLDTVPGVLGERLRQRPPLNLFRLLPHAPGVATGFLALGQAVLRDSSLPPPLRELLILRVGALSGAGYEVHQHRKLARTAGVSDSAVETVLTVDSRAEAWRAVGLGDAECAALAFTDASVADVKASDSLYAALAAHFGPAQQIEILVTVGFYMLVSRLLENLEVDLEDVDVQNLELRHA from the coding sequence ATGGCCCGCATCCCCTATCTGGACCTCGACACCGTGCCCGGTGTCCTGGGCGAGCGTCTGCGGCAACGGCCGCCGCTCAACCTGTTCCGGCTGCTGCCGCACGCGCCCGGCGTGGCGACCGGCTTTCTCGCCCTCGGGCAGGCGGTGCTGCGCGACAGCTCGCTGCCGCCTCCGCTGCGCGAGCTGCTGATCCTGCGGGTGGGCGCGCTGTCAGGCGCCGGCTACGAAGTGCACCAGCACCGCAAGCTGGCGCGCACCGCTGGCGTCAGCGATTCCGCGGTGGAGACGGTGCTGACGGTGGACTCGCGCGCCGAGGCGTGGCGGGCCGTCGGGCTCGGGGACGCCGAATGCGCCGCCCTGGCCTTCACCGACGCCAGCGTCGCCGACGTCAAGGCGAGCGACAGCCTGTATGCCGCGCTGGCGGCGCATTTCGGGCCGGCGCAGCAGATCGAGATCCTGGTCACCGTCGGCTTCTACATGCTGGTGTCGCGCCTGCTCGAGAACCTGGAAGTCGACCTGGAGGACGTCGACGTCCAGAACCTGGAGCTGCGCCATGCTTGA
- a CDS encoding LacI family DNA-binding transcriptional regulator, which produces MSKTKRVSVRDVAEAAGVTIGSVSRVLNGGRYVSAELKAKVLAAAERLQYQPHAGARSLRMGRSQAIGCMVSDIENPLYAGFVAAVEAHVGQHGYTLLLANSHHSRRREAEILDMFERRGLDGAVVTTSFNWDAQQPNPYSKSSLPLVMLDRAAPVACDQVLMAHREGIDQAVRYLHSLGHRRIALFTAGEGLRPTDERVAGYREAHARLGLDVDPQLLRLAAIPGVSGAEDMHALLALASPPTALIALGSRLLSGALQAARLAGRRVPDDLSVVAISSAPLLELADPPLTYVHFNLQQAGRAAAQLLLDRLDGERRAEPEDGQPPVCRSVEIEMELVVRRSCAPPAAT; this is translated from the coding sequence ATGAGCAAGACCAAACGTGTATCGGTTCGCGACGTTGCCGAGGCGGCCGGCGTCACCATCGGTTCGGTGTCGCGGGTGTTGAACGGCGGGCGCTACGTGAGCGCCGAGTTGAAGGCCAAGGTGCTGGCCGCGGCCGAACGGCTGCAATACCAGCCGCATGCCGGCGCCCGCAGCCTGCGCATGGGCCGTTCGCAGGCCATCGGCTGCATGGTCAGCGACATCGAGAACCCGCTGTACGCCGGCTTCGTCGCCGCCGTCGAGGCGCATGTCGGCCAGCACGGCTACACGCTGCTGCTGGCCAACTCGCACCACAGCCGCCGCCGCGAAGCGGAGATCCTCGACATGTTCGAACGCCGCGGCCTGGACGGCGCGGTGGTGACCACCTCGTTCAACTGGGACGCACAGCAGCCCAACCCCTATTCGAAGTCCAGCCTGCCGCTGGTGATGCTCGATCGCGCCGCCCCGGTGGCGTGCGACCAGGTGCTGATGGCCCACCGCGAAGGCATCGACCAGGCGGTGCGTTACCTGCACAGCCTCGGGCATCGCCGCATCGCGCTGTTCACGGCCGGAGAAGGGCTGCGGCCCACCGACGAGCGTGTGGCGGGCTACCGTGAGGCGCATGCACGCCTGGGCCTGGACGTTGATCCGCAGTTGCTGCGGCTGGCCGCCATCCCCGGCGTCTCGGGTGCCGAGGACATGCACGCGCTGCTCGCGCTGGCCTCACCGCCCACCGCCCTCATCGCGCTCGGCAGCCGCTTGTTGTCGGGCGCGTTGCAAGCCGCGCGCCTCGCGGGCCGCCGTGTGCCCGACGACCTGTCGGTGGTCGCCATCAGCAGCGCCCCCTTGCTCGAGCTGGCCGACCCGCCGCTGACCTATGTGCATTTCAATCTGCAGCAAGCCGGCCGGGCGGCCGCCCAGCTGTTGCTCGACCGGCTCGACGGTGAACGGCGCGCCGAGCCCGAGGACGGGCAGCCGCCGGTCTGCCGCAGCGTCGAGATCGAGATGGAACTGGTGGTGCGGCGATCCTGTGCGCCGCCTGCCGCGACCTAG